One Bos taurus isolate L1 Dominette 01449 registration number 42190680 breed Hereford chromosome 14, ARS-UCD2.0, whole genome shotgun sequence genomic region harbors:
- the JPH1 gene encoding junctophilin-1 isoform X2, which translates to MTGGRFDFDDGGTYCGGWEEGKAHGHGICTGPKGQGEYSGSWSHGFEVVGGYTWPSGNTYQGYWAQGKRHGLGVETKGKWMYRGEWSHGFKGRYGVRQSLCTPARYEGTWSNGLQDGYGVETYGDGGTYQGQWAGGMRHGYGVRQSVPYGMATVIRSPLRTSLASLRSEQSNGSVLHDAAAAADSPAGTRGGFVLNFHADAELSGKKKGGLFRRGSLLGSMKLRKSESKSSISSKRSSVRSDAAMSRISSSDANSTISFGDVDCDFCPVEDHVDATTTEIYMGEWKNDKRTGFGISERSNGMKYEGEWANNKRHGYGCTVFPDGSKEEGKYKNNILVRGIRKQLIPIRNTKTREKVDRAIEGAQRAAAMARTKVEIANSRLLKEDLSGSRTVKSYKSLQMVTAAMKLKDSCSLEEKL; encoded by the exons ATGACGGGCGGAAGGTTCGACTTCGACGATGGCGGCACTTActgcggcggctgggaggagggCAAGGCGCACGGGCATGGCATCTGCACGGGGCCCAAGGGCCAGGGCGAGTACTCGGGCTCCTGGTCTCATGGCTTCGAGGTGGTCGGAGGCTACACCTGGCCCAGCGGAAACACCTACCAGGGCTACTGGGCGCAGGGCAAGCGGCACGGGCTGGGGGTGGAGACGAAGGGCAAGTGGATGTACCGGGGGGAGTGGTCACATGGCTTCAAGGGGCGCTACGGGGTCCGGCAGAGCCTGTGCACCCCCGCCCGCTACGAGGGGACCTGGAGTAACGGGCTGCAGGACGGGTACGGCGTGGAGACCTACGGGGACGGAG GTACCTACCAGGGCCAGTGGGCCGGCGGCATGCGGCACGGCTACGGCGTGCGCCAGAGCGTGCCCTACGGCATGGCCACGGTGATCCGCTCGCCGCTGCGCACGTCGCTGGCCTCGCTGCGCAGCGAGCAGAGCAACGGCAGCGTGCTCCACGACGCCGCGGCCGCCGCCGACAGTCCGGCCGGCACCCGCGGCGGCTTCGTGCTCAACTTTCACGCCGACGCCGAGCTCTCGGGCAAGAAGAAGGGCGGCCTCTTCCGCCGGGGCTCCCTCCTGGGAAGCATGAAACTGCGCAAGTCCGAGTCCAAGTCGTCCATCTCCAGCAAGCGCAGCTCGGTCCGCAGCGACGCAGCCATGAGCCGGATCAGCTCCAGCGACGCCAACTCCACCATCAGCTTTGGCGACGTCGACTGTGACTTCTGCCCCGTGGAAGACCACGTGGACGCCACCACCACGGAGATCTACATGGGTGAGTGGAAGAACGACAAGCGCACCGGCTTCGGCATCAGCGAGCGCTCCAACGGTATGAAGTACGAAGGCGAGTGGGCAAATAACAAGAGGCACGGCTACGGCTGCACTGTCTTTCCCGATGGCTCCAAGGAAGagggaaaatacaaaaataatatccTGGTCCGTGGAATAAGGAAGCAGCTGATACCaataagaaatacaaaaactAGGGAGAAGGTGGACAGAGCGATCGAAGGCGCACAACGGGCAGCCGCCATGGCAAGAACCAAAGTGGAAATAGCAAACTCCAG GCTCTTAAAGGAAGATCTGTCTGGAAGCAGAACTGTGAAGTCatataaatcactgcagatggtgactgcagccatgaaattaaaagactcttgctccttggaagaaaagctatga